The Rhododendron vialii isolate Sample 1 chromosome 3a, ASM3025357v1 nucleotide sequence CCAAAAAGAGTGAAATAAGcccatttccaaaaataaaccCAATTTTGCAACCCAAAAGAGAATAAAACAGAACCTGATTACAAACAAGCATCATATATCTTGTCGGTCTACAGCTTTCGTTGATGACAACCTTGCAGCGACAATCTGGCTCCCATGTCCCTGTCAAACCATGTACCCCTTTACCTCCTCCTCCTTCGTCTTCATATTCTTCCTCAGTGAACCCAGTCTGCGAAAAAACGGATGTATCTGGAATTTTTTGGCTGGATCCCATACCAAACCCGTGTCATGTTGTGCCAACGTGGGTGGTTTGCCGAAAACCGGGGATCCATGTGCGCTAATCCTCACTTTCCAGAAAGGAAGAGTGTgaaattcttttcctttccgCAGGGACGTTTCGAGTCTATCTCTTTATAgggaaagtttaaaaaataatcaaacttagtaaAGCCAAAGTCAATGAGGGTACTACTGTGAAGAAATGGAAACCTTCAGATGCAAAAACTAGATTTCAAAAAGATAATATCTAAAAAACGATGAGCAGTGATTGCGGTTTGATTGGTGCTGATTTAGTATTGCTTTCCGACTGGCAgtcagaatttttttgaatatttcttTGAATTCATTTGAGATGTGAGTAATAAAcgaaaggaaaaggaaacaacACCATAGATGTGGGGCTAAGGGAGGCCACCCATGGCCCCCCTCAACTTTCGACTACACGTGCTATTATCCCTATGGTTTATGCCACTTGGTTACCATTGTATTCTCATCAATTCTGTACATTGCAAATGGTTGTCTTCTGGATTTATGTTATTTCTCAACTACGAAAAGTAAATAGTGTGATTTTATTCGTATAAATCGTTTTGGTTGCTAAACCACCTACCCATTGGATGATGGAGGACGTAGGTATTTGTTTAAATGATATATAAGAACTTGTTAAAGTGTATGAATATATGTGAAGAGTGTGTTGAAACTAATATTCCTGGTCGAATTCACCCCATACCACCAAATGGTGGTGATTGGAAGGCCCAATTTATGTCAACTCATAAAATGACTGCTGTTGgtttattgatttttcttgctATTTTTGTTATAATGGTTGTCATTTTCAGaagcttttattttttgctctACACTTTTGGCCCTCCTAAAGTCGAATTCCttccgtgtatatatattgttgtGCATCCAGCTTCATTCATGAAATTATcattctcttcttccattgttATACTTGGACGAAGTTGAATATATTGACCATTGTACAGTCTCTTCACACAGAACTGGGGCAATCCCTGTCAGATTTTGGAAAGGCAGTAAACCTTCTCGGTGCTTGTGAAGGAAATGCTCTTGGCAAGGTATTTTCTGAGCTAGGTGCAAAATCAGAGATTTTGTCGATTAAGTTGCAAAAGGAGGTAAGCCTCATTGTTGGCTCATGCATTTTCGTCAAACAATACTGGTCTTCTGTAAAATGGAATATCTCGTTGTGATGATACAGCTGCCTTTGCTATCATTCAGGCCCACCACCTGTTAATGAATTTTGAAGAGCCATTGAAGGATTATGTTCGTGCTGTGCAATCTATAAAGGTAAGGTTTTTTGGCTCATCCAATTTTTGAAATGGTATCAATGTCCACATAAGGGCTTCGTGTGTTTTCAACTTTCCTTGTTTCTTTGATTGGACTAATAGTGAAGGGAAAGAACTCCAGAGGATAAGTAAACCCATGGGATTAATACTGAGGGGATACAATGTCTCCCAAAATGTTGGTATCCTATATCTTGTGGGATAGATTATCTGATGGATTTTTTTATCCTAGCCCTAAAAGTTCCTGCCAACCATGGGATATTGGTTCTCTAGGGTTTACAGTCCAATCCGGTGCTTTAATCAGGCAAACAAAGATGGCCTAAAAATGGCTGCTTAAAACTCGTAAAAGGAACAAGTGATAATGATTGTGGATCTTTTGGTGGAAATCTCCTGTTATGGCGTTTAACCTTCTTTTGGGGCATCAATTACATTTGTTATAGAAGCTAATTCCCTTGTTTCTGTCTTTTGAAACAGGCCACTATAGCTGAGAGAGCCAATGCTTTTAGGCAGCAGTGTGAACTGGCTGAAACCATCAAGCTGAAGGAAATAGATCTGTATGACAAAACTTGTTTTCATATATCTCTTGCATACACCCACCCACACACCATCTCTTGCATATCTCTATTCTCTGCAAATACAAAACTTGCCTTTGTTAGTAATATTCCGAGTTATGATAGTTTGCAAACGTCTGAGACTAATAAATTATtctgttttgagttttttgCTCAGATTATGCTTTCAAATGTGCTGTTTTTTTATAACGAGATTCACGTCATTACCACTATTCCCCTCCAAAGAATAGTAAATTAAGTGATTGAATTATAGTAGACACCTTAGGTCATTTGTCAATATGTTCACATAACTTTCTTTTTCATATTCAAGATCAACACTACTGTGAGTATTGTGTCAGCTGTTTTTAGATGACCTTACTTGTCTTATTGTTTTTCCCTAAGAAAGGATTCGTTTCTTCCAAACATTAGATTCTGTGAGAAACTTCAGTTTATGGAAGTCCAAAGCACATATTATTACAGTATTGTCATCTGTGTCTTCTATCTCTTGCGGTGGATTAAATCGAAGTGATCACACAAGTTTTCTGTTCACATTAACAGAGTATGAAAGAGGAAAGTTGTAAACCAACCGCCCTTTCAATCCATTGACATTAGGAGAAACATTATCTAGTTTTAAGTTTTCTGTTTTGTGCTCAGTAATTATGCATACTTTGATGTTTGCAGAGACAGACACAGGGCTACCCAATCAGAAAAACTGCCAGAAGCTGAGCGTGATTATGAAGTGGTTAGTTTGATGTTGGCATCCTATAGATGTATTATTAGCTCAGGTAATCTTATTTGTTTTGCTGATATTGGTTTTGTAAATGCAGCTGAAGGCAGATAGTGAGGAAGCAACTAGAAGATTTGAGACAATTGTGAAGCTAATGAATGAGGAAATTGTGCGGTtccaagaacagaaaacaatagaTATCGGAATCGCTTTTCATGAATTCGCAAAAGGACAGGCACGTTTGGCAAATGGTATAGCTGAGGCCTGGAGAAGTCTCCTTCCCAAACTCGACGCTTGCTCTTCTTCGTGAAAACATAAAACCCCGCTACCAGACTGAAACAACATTATGAAGTTACTTCTGTTTTCTCAGTGTTGTATGAAACTCtggtacttttctttttccgtcACTTGCAGAAATTCACAGCAAAGTAAAAAACTGAGTTCTGAATCCTTGGGACACTGTTAACGTAACAAAATTCGTGTATCTTAGACTTGAAAATCCATTTTGCATAGATGGTTTTTgccttttggtttttgttttgtttttattttagcCACACTGAGCATAGAAGTAGTGCTGAATGTAGACGTTGGCATTGCCAACTAAAATTGAAACACTGCTACGGTTTCTAACTGGTCCTTATTTTCTGCTTGGTGTATCTGATATCTGATAATAGGAACTGGTATTATTAGCTATGAGGACCAGGGCTAAGTTAATATATTTAAGTTCTTCGAGCATAGTACTAATTTAAGGTCATTTTCCGAAAAGTCTACACCCACCCTTATCTTTTACCGCTCCCCTTCCTGTACTCAATCTCATCGtctaaaaatgttttggacagtttggattttaaacaaactcttccagGGTTTTTCCCcggaagagtttgtttaaaattcGGATCATTGATTGTCGAGGCGGACAGTGAGATTGAAAAAACGGTGAAACCGTGTAGTGGGCGTAGCTAGGGCTAATCTTGGCCATGCACTTTTTTTCCTGAAATATCTGGAGGTCAAATGAATAGACTATTTCTTTACTCATACTTTTTAGTAAAAACTTTATTTGAAATAAGATACGCAAATGGACCAACAAAAGTTTAAGCAAGTAAACACTATAATAATGGTATGCCcatctgtcccaatttgtttgttcaatttcgacatacgtgtctttcaaaaaattaaaaaaaggacaaataaaTCGGGATGAAGGGAGTAGCTATATAAATTTTAAAGAAGGAATATTATTGTCATGCAAAATACTCCTATAAATTGGGTAATTGTTGAAATTTGGTGTAAGTTAAGCTAAAGAGAGTTTCGaggattatttttttcaaattttaagtttGGAGTGAAAAAAGGGCAGCCCTCTTCTCCGAGAGCTGCtacttcccccccccccccccccctcctgaCACACCCCCCTCGCCGGtcccacctccctttcccgaaattacacccccccccccccccccccccccgctctctctctctctctctctctctctcttccttttctttctttctttctttccttccttccttctttccagtttcttctttttttctttttttttttccttttcttttcagttttttttttcattttatttcattttctttctttctagttttgaattttttttctcttttataatAGATtgagtctaattctaggctttgtaaagtaattgagaaaaaaaagtgtttcaattgatcatgtttatacgactgttttatttttatttttttgtcctttatagattaaaaaatatagttacgaaaataagtgtttcaattttcaatccatttgaaccagtgcaaagatgttatttttctgatcatttcatcctaaatggtcgtaataaatttttggctccaaggcctttcaatgaacaccctaaccctaagagagtcctaaaattaaataatgagtcttaaggtgctcgttgaaaagccgtaaagcaaaaaattcattaagattacaattagtgttcgggaacaattacgaaatgtattttgcaaacgacatactaatctaaaatacaaatgttatatttaggattacttttttttaactatagtgtacaatttaataaattggttaaccattatttagcacaaatcctcttaactgattcagtagtatgttgcttcaaattacgtctctactccataggattgcaaatggctggtttctatttttttttataactaaaatggaaacgttttaggggcttcataagggctactgtgccaatgagggcagcagagcccccaagtccccctactttttaatttaattttttatttacttatacctcatttatttaatttttataaatacaccctttgtatatttaaaaatataattgaagaattaattaagtgctttaattttcaattcagttaaatcagagcaaggatcgttttttttattattttattttaaatggtcataatggacaaCCAAGTGATCTGTTTAATTCCCTCTggagtaaaaaatttattaggaccatttaggatgaaatgatcagaaaaataacaattttgcaccggttcaaacggattgaaaattgaaacacttattttagtaactatattttttaatctataaaggacaaaaaaataaaaataaaacaatcggataaacatgatcaattgaaacacttttttttctctcaattactttacaaggcctagaattagacttgaacctattattaaagagaaaaaaaattcaaactgaaaagaaagaaaaggaaataaaatgaaaaaaaaaacgaaattgaaaaaaaaacgaaaaaaaaaaaaaccgaaactgaaaagaaaagaaaaaaaaagaagaagaaacaaactgtaaaaaaagaaagaaagaaaagagagagagagagagggagagagagagaggcgtgggTATAATGGAAAaaggaggtggggccgggggtgtgtgtcgtggggggggggggggggggggattagCAATTTACCTCTTCTCCACCTCAAGTGCCACTACTAGCCTATCCTATCCTCAATTCCATGTTCACTCACATACATGGCATagtttttgttctctctctgactctctctctctctctgtggataCTTGGAAGCCATGGCTTGTGCAACAGTTAGGCAACTCCTCCACCCAACCTCTGCCAATCCCAACTTGCAATTCTGGGCGTCTCCGTTTACTCCTTACTCACGTCTATGTACTACCAATTATACCAGTCGATTCTCTAGACTAGCAGAATATTCGTGCGGCCACCGGAATTTGACACCTGCCCCCAGGGCATTGCCTGGAAACAAAGGCGGCGGTTCGGCGGCCGATGAGGATGACAACGACGACGACGGAGTGTCTTTGGGGACCATGAAACTGCCGTTGGACACCGACCTTCCCAGATTCGAAACCCTGCTCTTTCAGGTAATTCATCTCCTCATTCATGTATCTATTATGAAAGTGTGGTGGAAATTGTACACTTGTGTCTCCTAGCTTTAGTTGGCCGTAGACCGGGTAATGAGCACTTCATTTCGGGAGTCCCTTTCCCCTAAGATAGCGAAGAATACGATTTTCTTGAATCAAGAGATATGATACAATTCGATTCCCAACATTTTTCACAAAGCCAGGTCAAAACTTTTCCTATCTATTTTTATGGAAGCAATTAAGAGAGTGAAGCTTTGTTTGGCTCGACAAAATAATGAAGATAGTGATGAACGCCGTAAAGATTGGATGGATGTCAaaaaagggatttttttttccttaatctGAAAAGTAACCATATGAAGCTAAGCAATGCCACTTTTGGTTTGGGTAATTTGGTGAAAAATTAATGAAGTGTTCATTACCTTCCTCACTCACGGCTTATGTATAAGAGCGAATCCATTCCATTTCTTAGAAGGATTTGTAATCCTTAACCTTTCGAGTTGCCAGAATCCATCTTTGAAAGAGGTTGATCCCCTTGCAGCATACAAGAGATTCTATTAATAATTACGtacaaaaaccttcttttttagCATTGTTTCGTTTATTAGGGGCGGggaaaattgagagagagagagagagagagagagagagagagagagagagagagattgggtgAAGAACAAGGATAACTGTTTGTTTATTGTTGACCATAACAAATTTAGACAAGTTTGTGTGTTCTATCTTAAGATGTCTCATGGAAGCAGAAGTTCTTGTAACCTTCAGAATGTGATCGATTGGAGTTGAGATTTGAGTTGTGATCAGGGTTGTGGCCTTTTATAGCCTTCTGCCCTTTCTGCCTCTCCATTCACATTAAATAgaccaaaagcaaaagcaaaattaTCCTGATCAGAGTACCAAAAAACTTCACAGGGTTTCTGCTTTGTTTGCTTTCCCCATTTTCAGTGGAAGATTACTGGAAAAATTGGTACTTCTAGTTTGATGTCGTTACTCGTCTTCACCAAGTGATTTTTCCTCTTTCTGGTTTGTTGCAGTGGGCAAACAGTCTCTTCCAAGGAGCCAATTTGCCACTTCCTGTTCCTCTCAAGGTAGGCATATTTCGTacgattttcttttttcatgacATCTAAGCCACTAGGAATATTCATATGTTAAAAAGCATTTTAGGTAGACATATATTCACAACCTTCAGTGCATCAGTTCACTGTATCCTCAATTTGTTTGGACTTGCTGCTATTTTCATGTTCTCTGGGAAACTGATCAACTATATATATGGTCTCGAATAGATGAAAGCCACTGAACTTAAGACTCGAGTTGAGAAAGAAGGCTAGGCCCCCTGTAAGGGCTTTGTTGGGCAAACGGGTGGATTATAGAGCTAGGGAAGAATAGAATGTTTGTCCATTGGGATTGGGCATGGATGACCCTAGAAGATAGCTATAGCTCAAGCTAACCGTATAGGATTCATCAACCTTGACTTCTGCTGCATAGACTCTGCGATGCGGTACTTACATTCTCGTGCCTTTATAACTTTTAAGCACGAGAACGCGTATGCACCGCTTTGGAGTGCTTTATACGAAGAGATGCGTTTACTCCACTTTCGATTTAAGTTCGAGTACAATTCGGAGTCTTCGCCTAAAGTCATTTGGCGTAGTTACTATAGCTTACATTAATATACTTCTCCTACTAACTTCATTTGATGATCAGTAAGAAGTCATGCAaataaaccacaccaaaataaggTGATGTCCAGAGTCAACTTCTTGTATCGTTGGGCCTACGTATACGACGCGTATCAGATTCTATCTATCCATCCACAGGATTGATGTTGTTTCATTGAGAGTAGCAACACATAATCAGATTCGCAAAAATATTGAACAGGTTGACAAAATTCCAGGTGGAGCCAGACTGGGTTTCATCACCATTGGTGATGGATCAGTGACCGAAGTCCTCGTCTACATAGACTGCCTGGTTTTTCCGGCAACAAGTAGCTCTGGTCCGATATTCCGAGCTATAAGAAACGGGCCCTCGAAAGGTCAGCCGGCTCCCGGGGAGCCCCGGATTATGAGAAGCCTCTTACAGGCCATCAAAAAGTCAGCTGAAATAGCTAGAGTTTAAATGACAATTCCTTATTCGAGTTGTAATATAattctttaattattactcttgTGATCTTCAATGTTCATTGTAAATGAGCTCCAATATGTATTACCTTACTCTTATAACATGGAGATACCGCAAGAATGGATGATGCGCAGGAATTTTGAGGTGCTCAAAtctgattttctttctttctttctttctttttttttgacggTCAGGGGCGTCCGGGTCAATTTACGCGCGTCTCGACTATTTTCTTCCCAGTCCTGCCAAAGATCGGCCATTTACGCTTGGATTAGGAGATTCACTAGAGATTTTTCTGTTGTAAACTTGTAGCCTAGCTAGCCCCAAGGGATTGTCAAGTTTCGAACTCAAGATGTCTGGATTTACAGCTCATCTTTGTTGACACAGCTCATCTTTGTTGACACCTGAACTTGCATCCTTGAGGCAAAACATCGACCATAGTGGACACATTGTGGTCTAGGAGCTTCTATtacattaaattttaaattttttaaatttttttttattgcataatATCGTAAGGGAACAAGATCCATCCAGTATCTGAAGGGGCTTGAGGTTCCTGTTCAAGGCATTTCTAGTTCATTTCTTGACCCATTTTGGTGATCGAAATTGTTCAAAACTCCTTGAGAACAAGACAATCAATTGCCTTAATTTGAGTGGATATGATTTCGAGTGGTtatgttatgccatttttgTAATAATGACATAACACTTTTTTATgccatttttaaaaagtgttatgCGTTTGAGTGGTTATATtatgtcatttttgaaaaagtatcATTACctaatataaaaataataaaaaatgtcatgccatttttaaaaatgataTACACAATGGCGTAACATGTTACGCGGGATTTCCTTTTTCCAGGGGTCTcacatcttttttcttttaatgcATTCACGCATGggcaaaaaaaactcaacaagaTTGTCATCCGTAGTTTAGGCGATTGGCAATTTCGGCAGATTTCTTTCGCAATCCACTGCCGATTCATTTCGCGGCGCCGCGTACCCTGGAGGCGATCGAGGCATCGATCATTGGGATATATGGGATCGTTGCATACGGGAATATACTCCATCTCCATCCTTGTTGCGTGTGGGAATATACTGCGCGCGGCATGTAACTCCGGGAGTGGGATGTTGAAGTGCCAAACCTGATCGAGTCCCGCTTTGAAGGAGAATTACAAGCCACGGATCATGGgatgttttcaaaaactttgaAACTAAATCAGATTGAAGATTTCGCTACTCTCCGGGGAGGGAAATACTACGGTGTCCACCCGCcgtttggggacaccgtaacttttggcataactgaCTATTAAACGCATAACAAAA carries:
- the LOC131318869 gene encoding uncharacterized protein LOC131318869 isoform X1; its protein translation is MACATVRQLLHPTSANPNLQFWASPFTPYSRLCTTNYTSRFSRLAEYSCGHRNLTPAPRALPGNKGGGSAADEDDNDDDGVSLGTMKLPLDTDLPRFETLLFQWANSLFQGANLPLPVPLKVDKIPGGARLGFITIGDGSVTEVLVYIDCLVFPATSSSGPIFRAIRNGPSKGQPAPGEPRIMRSLLQAIKKSAEIARV
- the LOC131318869 gene encoding uncharacterized protein LOC131318869 isoform X3 — encoded protein: MACATVRQLLHPTSANPNLQFWASPFTPYSRLCTTNYTSRFSRLAEYSCGHRNLTPAPRALPGNKGGGSAADEDDNDDDGVSLGTMKLPLDTDLPRFETLLFQVDKIPGGARLGFITIGDGSVTEVLVYIDCLVFPATSSSGPIFRAIRNGPSKGQPAPGEPRIMRSLLQAIKKSAEIARV
- the LOC131318869 gene encoding uncharacterized protein LOC131318869 isoform X2, giving the protein MACATVRQLLHPTSANPNLQFWASPFTPYSRLCTTNYTSRFSRLAEYSCGHRNLTPAPRALPGNKGGGSAADEDDNDDDGVSLGTMKLPLDTDLPRFETLLFQWANSLFQGANLPLPVPLKVDKIPGGARLGFITIGDGSVTEVLVYIDCLVFPATSSSGPIFRAIRNGPSKGQPAPGEPRIMRSLLQAIKKSAEIARV
- the LOC131318869 gene encoding uncharacterized protein LOC131318869 isoform X4; amino-acid sequence: MACATVRQLLHPTSANPNLQFWASPFTPYSRLCTTNYTSRFSRLAEYSCGHRNLTPAPRALPGNKGGGSAADEDDNDDDGVSLGTMKLPLDTDLPRFETLLFQWANSLFQGANLPLPVPLKVEPDWVSSPLVMDQ